The proteins below come from a single Holdemania massiliensis genomic window:
- a CDS encoding MerR family transcriptional regulator has translation MKSKIKETANAMNVSNELLRHYERLGLIHPVRNESGYREYAQQDVEILTGILRYKNMDIPLEQIKTLIYEGSLETLEETLSQKIEDFEWNLKKQQAILQSMIDCRRELENVKANLHEIELTTSPAIVRFSLFSKTRIMSEIAGEKNRQFTDLLPISFISPVVRKQDWTNENSQIEFGFGITLNDFQEFQLTWFENYENHPSCLAYSFLIETIGEDRLNLAHFHWALEYVCQQGYEVNGDCWGYTLGNCVDKDKEHHRFHRFYLPVIKRG, from the coding sequence ATGAAGAGTAAAATTAAAGAAACCGCTAACGCCATGAATGTCAGCAATGAACTGCTTCGGCATTACGAACGGCTGGGGTTGATCCATCCAGTGCGCAATGAAAGTGGATACCGCGAATATGCCCAGCAGGATGTGGAGATTCTGACCGGAATTCTGCGGTATAAAAACATGGATATTCCGCTGGAACAGATCAAGACGCTGATCTATGAAGGTTCATTGGAAACGCTGGAAGAAACGCTCTCGCAGAAAATTGAGGATTTCGAGTGGAACCTGAAAAAGCAGCAGGCGATCCTGCAAAGTATGATTGACTGCCGGCGGGAACTGGAAAACGTTAAAGCAAACCTTCATGAAATTGAGCTGACAACCAGCCCGGCGATTGTTCGGTTCTCACTGTTTTCCAAAACCCGCATCATGAGTGAAATTGCCGGTGAGAAAAACCGCCAGTTTACAGATCTGCTTCCGATATCCTTTATTTCCCCGGTCGTCCGCAAACAGGACTGGACGAATGAAAATAGTCAAATCGAATTTGGTTTTGGGATCACGCTAAACGATTTTCAGGAATTTCAGTTAACCTGGTTTGAGAATTATGAGAATCATCCCTCTTGTTTGGCCTATTCGTTTCTGATCGAAACCATTGGGGAGGACCGGCTGAATCTGGCGCATTTTCATTGGGCTTTGGAGTATGTTTGCCAACAGGGTTATGAAGTGAATGGCGATTGTTGGGGTTACACGTTGGGGAACTGTGTGGACAAGGATAAGGAACATCACCGCTTTCATCGTTTTTATCTTCCGGTCATTAAACGGGGTTGA
- the metG gene encoding methionine--tRNA ligase produces the protein MSEKYYITTAIAYTSGKPHIGNTYEIVLADSIARYKRMLGYDVFFQTGTDEHGQKIEDKAKAAGVEPQQFVDQVAGQIKEIWDLMNTSYDKFMRTTDPEHERQVQKIFKKLYDQGDIYKSEYEGWYCKPCESFFTESQIVDGKCPDCGAPVEKAKEEAYFFRMSKYADRLLKHIEENPQFIQPESRKNEMINNFIKPGLQDLCVSRTSFTWGVPVDFDPKHVVYVWIDALTNYITGLGFDCDGNHGEKFKRYWPADVHLIGKDILRFHTIYWPIMLMALDLPLPKQVFGHPWLLVGEGKMSKSKGNVIYADDLVRYFGVDAVRYIMLHEMPFAQDGTVTYELMIERINSDLANILGNLVNRTLSMTNKYFGGLVRKTQISDPIDEELIALAKATPANVQKKMDELRVADAMDEIFALLRRSNKYIDETMPWALGKDETKKDRLATVLYNLLECIRIAAILLESYLPETSKAILDQLQTQQRSYASVLTFGQLEDGIHVTPKPQILFARIDEKEMLEKIEADQPKKATAKPVQPAKPQITIDDFAKIEMKVGQVLACEKHPKADKLLVSQIDIGEEKPRQIVSGIAGSYKPEQMVGKKVVVITNLAPAKLRGVESQGMILAGMGDDQIEVLSVEALPVGSIVR, from the coding sequence GTGAGCGAAAAATATTACATTACAACGGCCATCGCCTACACCTCAGGCAAGCCGCACATCGGCAATACCTATGAAATCGTGCTGGCTGACAGCATTGCCCGCTATAAGAGAATGCTGGGATATGACGTATTCTTTCAGACCGGAACGGATGAACACGGACAGAAGATCGAGGACAAAGCCAAAGCTGCCGGGGTAGAACCGCAGCAGTTTGTTGATCAGGTGGCCGGTCAGATTAAAGAAATCTGGGATTTGATGAATACATCTTATGATAAATTCATGCGGACAACCGATCCGGAACATGAACGTCAGGTTCAGAAGATCTTTAAGAAGCTCTATGATCAGGGAGATATCTATAAGTCTGAATATGAGGGCTGGTATTGCAAACCATGCGAATCCTTCTTTACCGAAAGCCAGATTGTGGACGGAAAATGCCCTGATTGCGGCGCACCGGTCGAAAAAGCGAAGGAAGAAGCCTATTTCTTCCGCATGAGCAAGTATGCCGATCGGCTGTTAAAGCACATTGAGGAAAATCCACAGTTCATTCAGCCGGAATCCCGTAAAAATGAGATGATCAACAACTTCATTAAACCGGGACTGCAGGATCTGTGTGTATCCCGGACTTCGTTTACCTGGGGTGTGCCTGTGGATTTTGATCCGAAGCATGTCGTGTATGTCTGGATTGACGCGCTGACCAACTACATCACGGGTTTAGGCTTTGACTGCGACGGCAATCATGGAGAAAAGTTCAAGCGTTACTGGCCGGCTGATGTTCATCTGATCGGCAAGGATATTCTGCGCTTCCATACAATCTACTGGCCGATTATGTTGATGGCGCTGGATCTGCCGCTGCCGAAGCAGGTGTTCGGTCATCCATGGCTGTTGGTGGGAGAAGGCAAAATGTCCAAGTCCAAGGGCAACGTCATCTATGCGGATGATTTAGTCCGCTACTTCGGCGTAGATGCAGTACGTTACATCATGCTTCACGAAATGCCGTTTGCCCAGGATGGCACAGTGACCTATGAACTGATGATTGAACGGATTAATTCGGATCTGGCCAATATCCTCGGCAACCTGGTCAACCGCACGCTGTCGATGACCAACAAATACTTCGGCGGGTTGGTGCGTAAGACGCAGATCAGCGACCCGATTGATGAGGAATTGATCGCTCTGGCGAAAGCGACGCCGGCCAATGTTCAGAAAAAGATGGATGAGCTGCGGGTGGCGGATGCTATGGATGAAATTTTCGCACTCTTGCGCCGAAGCAACAAATACATTGATGAAACCATGCCATGGGCGCTGGGCAAGGATGAAACGAAAAAAGACCGCCTGGCCACGGTGCTGTATAACTTGCTGGAATGCATTCGGATTGCGGCAATTCTGCTTGAAAGCTATCTGCCTGAAACATCAAAGGCGATTCTGGATCAGCTCCAGACCCAACAGCGCAGCTATGCTTCCGTACTGACTTTCGGCCAGCTGGAAGACGGCATTCACGTTACGCCGAAACCGCAGATTCTGTTCGCGCGGATTGATGAAAAAGAAATGCTGGAAAAAATTGAAGCCGATCAGCCGAAGAAAGCAACGGCCAAGCCGGTCCAACCAGCGAAGCCGCAGATCACGATCGACGACTTTGCGAAGATTGAAATGAAGGTCGGGCAGGTCTTGGCCTGCGAAAAGCATCCGAAAGCCGATAAGCTGCTGGTCTCTCAGATTGATATCGGTGAGGAGAAACCGCGGCAGATTGTCAGCGGCATCGCGGGCAGCTACAAGCCGGAACAGATGGTTGGCAAGAAGGTTGTGGTCATTACCAACCTGGCGCCGGCGAAACTGCGCGGGGTTGAATCACAGGGTATGATTTTAGCCGGTATGGGCGATGATCAGATCGAAGTGCTTTCCGTTGAAGCTTTACCGGTGGGCAGCATCGTTCGCTGA